One Kitasatospora sp. NBC_01266 genomic window carries:
- the secD gene encoding protein translocase subunit SecD, which produces MATPKSRPRDGYPGRALALILVVTVGLVALMFGTGHRTPRLGIDLAGGTSITLTATSKDKAAVNQSNMDIAVGIIQKRVNAFGVSEAEVQTQGNDNIIVDIPKGTNSEQAAQQVGTTAQLYFRPVLATAPSGVTLPPATSSPSAPASGSPSAAASGSASAKPSASASGSTGAGASAGAGSPSSGASTAGRALSEGLLADASGTPSAPAGGAATPSAPAAGSAAPSSAASALPPVPTAPADPSSQLTQGTVPADLAAKFAALDCSNSTQRIDYQTTPAADAVACSYNQEQKVWYKFALGPVAVNGADVSKAQAGYDSQNGAGWEVQLNFNDRGSKAFANTTGQLATLQSPANQFAIVLDGKVVSHPYVSQSITGGNAVISGSFSQDDASNLSNVLSFGALPLSFNQSDITTVTPQLGGDQLHAGLLAGAIGLALVVLYSLIYYRGLGLVSIAGLVVSAILTYTIMCLLGAGIGFALNLPAVCGAIVAIGITADSFIVYFERIRDEVREGAQLRPAVQRAWPRARRTILVSDFVSLLCAVVLYICSVGKVQGFAFTLGLTTVLDVVVIFLFTKPMITLLARRKFFADGHPWSGLDPKRLGARPPVRGGRRRPATSAAVKEA; this is translated from the coding sequence GTGGCAACACCCAAGTCGCGTCCGCGCGACGGTTATCCGGGGCGGGCTCTGGCCCTCATCCTGGTGGTCACCGTCGGACTGGTCGCCCTCATGTTCGGGACAGGCCACAGGACGCCTCGCCTCGGGATCGACCTCGCGGGTGGCACCAGCATCACGCTGACCGCCACCTCGAAGGACAAGGCCGCGGTCAACCAGTCCAACATGGACATCGCGGTCGGGATCATCCAGAAGCGCGTCAACGCCTTCGGTGTCTCCGAAGCCGAGGTTCAGACCCAGGGCAACGACAACATCATCGTTGACATCCCGAAGGGGACGAACAGCGAGCAGGCGGCGCAGCAGGTCGGTACCACCGCCCAGCTGTACTTCCGCCCGGTGCTGGCCACCGCTCCCAGTGGTGTGACCCTGCCCCCCGCCACCAGCAGCCCGAGCGCGCCTGCCAGCGGCAGCCCGAGCGCCGCCGCCAGTGGCAGCGCCAGTGCCAAGCCGAGTGCCAGCGCCAGCGGTTCGACCGGTGCCGGCGCCAGTGCCGGTGCCGGCTCACCGAGTTCGGGTGCCTCCACGGCCGGTCGCGCGCTCTCCGAGGGCCTGCTCGCCGATGCCAGCGGCACGCCGAGCGCCCCCGCCGGCGGTGCGGCCACTCCGTCGGCCCCGGCCGCCGGCAGCGCCGCGCCGAGCTCGGCCGCCTCCGCGCTGCCGCCGGTCCCCACCGCCCCCGCGGACCCCTCCAGCCAGCTCACCCAGGGCACCGTCCCGGCCGACCTGGCCGCCAAGTTCGCCGCGCTGGACTGCTCCAACTCCACCCAGCGGATCGACTACCAGACCACCCCGGCGGCCGACGCCGTCGCCTGCTCCTACAACCAGGAGCAGAAGGTCTGGTACAAGTTCGCGCTCGGCCCGGTCGCGGTCAACGGTGCGGACGTCTCCAAGGCGCAGGCCGGCTACGACTCGCAGAACGGCGCCGGCTGGGAGGTGCAGCTGAACTTCAACGACCGTGGCTCCAAGGCTTTCGCCAACACCACCGGTCAGCTGGCCACCCTGCAGTCGCCGGCCAACCAGTTCGCCATCGTGCTGGACGGCAAGGTGGTCTCGCACCCCTACGTCAGCCAGTCGATCACCGGCGGCAACGCGGTGATCTCCGGCAGCTTCAGCCAGGACGACGCCAGCAACCTCTCCAACGTGCTGAGCTTCGGCGCGCTGCCGCTGAGCTTCAACCAGAGCGACATCACCACCGTCACCCCGCAGCTGGGCGGTGACCAGCTGCACGCCGGTCTGCTGGCCGGCGCGATCGGCCTGGCGCTGGTCGTCCTCTACTCGCTGATCTACTACCGGGGCCTGGGCCTGGTCTCGATCGCCGGCCTGGTGGTCTCCGCGATCCTGACCTACACGATCATGTGCCTGCTGGGCGCCGGGATCGGCTTCGCGCTGAACCTGCCGGCCGTCTGCGGTGCGATCGTGGCGATCGGTATCACCGCGGACTCCTTCATCGTGTACTTCGAACGCATCCGCGACGAGGTGCGCGAGGGTGCCCAGCTGCGCCCGGCCGTCCAGCGCGCCTGGCCGCGGGCCCGCCGCACCATCCTGGTCTCCGACTTCGTGTCGCTGCTCTGTGCCGTGGTGCTGTACATCTGCTCGGTCGGCAAGGTCCAGGGGTTCGCGTTCACGCTGGGTCTGACCACGGTGCTCGACGTCGTGGTGATCTTCCTCTTCACCAAGCCGATGATCACCCTGCTGGCGCGTCGGAAGTTCTTCGCGGACGGCCACCCGTGGTCCGGCCTCGACCCGAAGCGTCTGGGCGCCCGCCCGCCGGTGCGCGGCGGCCGCCGTCGCCCCGCCACCTCCGCCGCCGTGAAGGAGGCCTGA